One part of the Pseudemcibacter aquimaris genome encodes these proteins:
- a CDS encoding S1 RNA-binding domain-containing protein: protein MISIGSRNTLTVTSHTDFGIYLGDETENILLPEKYLPDDQSLYEIGKEMDVFVYLDSEDRPVATTEEPYAEVGECAFLQVVGKTTFGSFVDWGLSKDLLVPFKEQRVPMHEGRSYVVYIYLDKSNRIAATTQISRHLKEENEGDFEFRQEVDLLITGKTDLGYKAVINGTHLGLIHQNEVVRPIRAGDQFKGYIGEFRDDGRINLTLQKLAHEMREELSDKILAFLHENGGITTLTDKSPPGEINAIFHVSKSNYKKALGKLFKEGKITFHEKTVRLKQD from the coding sequence ATTCTGCTTCCTGAAAAATATTTACCTGACGATCAATCGCTTTACGAAATCGGCAAAGAAATGGATGTGTTTGTCTATCTTGATTCAGAAGACAGACCCGTCGCAACCACAGAAGAACCTTATGCCGAGGTTGGCGAATGCGCATTTTTACAAGTCGTTGGCAAAACGACATTTGGATCATTTGTCGACTGGGGTTTATCAAAAGACTTACTTGTTCCTTTTAAAGAACAGCGCGTCCCCATGCATGAGGGCAGATCATATGTCGTCTATATCTATCTTGATAAATCGAACCGGATCGCAGCCACAACACAAATAAGCAGGCACCTTAAAGAAGAAAACGAAGGTGATTTTGAATTTCGCCAAGAGGTGGATTTACTGATCACTGGAAAAACCGACCTCGGTTATAAAGCAGTGATTAACGGCACCCATCTTGGTCTTATTCATCAAAACGAAGTTGTCCGCCCTATTAGGGCCGGTGATCAGTTTAAAGGATATATCGGTGAATTTCGGGATGACGGTCGCATCAATTTAACACTTCAAAAACTGGCCCATGAAATGCGTGAAGAGCTGTCAGATAAAATTCTGGCTTTCCTTCATGAAAATGGCGGCATCACGACCCTTACTGACAAAAGTCCGCCCGGTGAAATCAATGCCATTTTCCATGTCAGTAAATCCAATTATAAAAAAGCGCTCGGCAAATTGTTTAAAGAGGGCAAAATCACGTTCCATGAAAAAACGGTCAGGCTGAAACAGGATTAA
- a CDS encoding glycine betaine ABC transporter substrate-binding protein: MALTLVGPFTFAQDKETITVGSKMDGESYLLAEIMSQLLESDGYIVDRRFGMGGTLITYNALTSGEIDLYPEYTGTITAALLSEDELSDNPISIDDLNKILNDKDLHVNFTFGFNNTYAMAIKRELSDEKGIKSISDLQNHPDLNVHFSHEFLNRNDGWPALKAAYGLSYEPTGIQHGLAYKAIDEDAIDMTDAYSTDGDIERYGLILLKDDLEFFPKYFAASLTRTDFPLRAAELLAELSSSLNDESMRAMNAQVVIHERTFADVANEFLISKNLVSEQRQQAGWSTRLLSNTLTHIKITLIALSAGCVFALILAFLIFRSVKLSRSVIYFSGLMQTIPSIALLALMIPLFGIGELPAILALFLYSLLPILRSAVTALTTIDPVLVNVSRAIGMTRFQQLSRVIFPLALPNILSGIRTATIICIGTATLAAFIGAGGLGEPIVTGLALNDTNLILQGAVPAACLAIITELLFELLEKKVIPEHMRVR, encoded by the coding sequence TTGGCCTTAACTTTAGTGGGGCCATTTACGTTCGCGCAGGATAAAGAAACCATTACTGTGGGCAGCAAAATGGATGGCGAAAGCTATTTACTCGCGGAAATAATGTCGCAGTTATTAGAAAGTGATGGTTACATCGTTGACCGGCGGTTTGGAATGGGTGGGACGCTTATTACCTATAATGCACTGACATCTGGTGAGATTGATTTATACCCTGAATATACCGGTACAATAACAGCTGCACTGTTAAGCGAGGATGAGCTTTCAGATAATCCAATCTCAATTGATGACCTTAATAAAATTTTGAACGATAAAGACTTGCATGTAAATTTCACGTTTGGATTTAATAATACCTATGCGATGGCGATTAAACGTGAATTAAGCGATGAAAAAGGTATTAAGAGCATTTCTGATTTACAAAATCATCCAGATTTAAATGTGCATTTCAGTCATGAATTTTTAAATCGCAATGATGGATGGCCGGCGTTAAAGGCGGCATACGGGCTTTCTTATGAACCCACAGGAATTCAGCATGGCCTTGCCTATAAGGCCATTGATGAAGATGCCATTGATATGACGGATGCTTATTCAACAGATGGTGATATCGAAAGATACGGGCTTATTTTACTGAAAGATGATCTTGAATTTTTTCCGAAATATTTTGCGGCATCACTCACAAGGACAGATTTTCCATTAAGGGCAGCAGAACTGCTTGCTGAGTTATCCAGTAGTTTAAATGACGAGAGCATGCGTGCAATGAATGCTCAAGTAGTTATTCATGAAAGAACATTCGCGGATGTTGCAAATGAATTTCTAATTTCAAAAAATCTCGTTAGTGAGCAAAGGCAGCAGGCGGGTTGGTCAACCCGGTTGTTATCCAATACATTAACACACATCAAAATCACGTTGATCGCGTTATCAGCTGGGTGTGTATTTGCTCTTATATTGGCTTTTTTGATTTTTAGATCCGTTAAATTATCAAGATCAGTGATTTATTTTTCTGGACTTATGCAAACGATCCCGTCTATTGCATTGCTGGCGCTTATGATCCCGCTTTTCGGTATTGGTGAACTACCGGCCATTCTTGCGTTATTTTTATATTCCTTGTTACCAATTTTAAGAAGTGCCGTGACCGCATTAACGACGATTGACCCGGTCCTGGTTAATGTATCACGCGCCATTGGCATGACGCGCTTTCAACAATTAAGTCGGGTTATTTTCCCGCTTGCTTTACCCAATATATTGTCAGGTATCAGAACAGCGACGATCATTTGTATTGGTACGGCGACACTCGCGGCGTTTATTGGTGCGGGCGGGCTTGGTGAGCCAATTGTGACCGGGCTAGCGTTGAATGATACGAACCTAATTTTACAAGGGGCGGTGCCAGCCGCATGTCTTGCAATAATCACGGAACTTCTTTTTGAACTTCTTGAAAAGAAGGTTATCCCCGAACATATGCGTGTTCGTTAA
- the ctlX gene encoding citrulline utilization hydrolase CtlX: MEKRSVQAPAAVIMVRPHHFVPNSQTAKDNSFQQTSEDLSEAEVSKKAFQEATIVAEKLEEKGVRVHIFEDEGTKTPDSVFPNNWFSTHSGGHVAIYPMFPENRRLERRYDIIEMLKTNYRVQDVIDYSGLEPDGLFLEGTGAMVLDHRDRVAYVTKSNRADPVTLERFCTHFNYEPMAFDAFDDSGTPVYHTNVLMCIATDFVMVGLDMMDDPARRDEIVSRFESSGREVIALSKDQIANFAGNALELQGSEGRILAISKRAVDALTDEQIAKIEESTTILPLEIPTIELAGGSVRCMLAGIHLLPR, translated from the coding sequence ATGGAAAAACGCAGTGTTCAGGCACCTGCGGCTGTAATTATGGTGCGGCCGCATCACTTTGTGCCCAATTCACAAACGGCAAAAGATAATAGCTTTCAACAAACAAGCGAGGATTTATCCGAAGCTGAAGTTTCAAAAAAAGCTTTTCAAGAAGCAACAATTGTCGCTGAGAAATTAGAAGAAAAAGGCGTAAGAGTTCATATCTTTGAAGATGAAGGAACGAAAACACCGGATTCCGTTTTCCCGAACAATTGGTTTTCGACCCATTCGGGCGGTCATGTGGCCATATACCCAATGTTCCCTGAAAACCGCAGATTGGAAAGACGGTATGACATTATTGAAATGCTTAAAACCAATTACCGTGTTCAAGATGTGATTGATTATTCTGGCCTTGAGCCGGACGGTCTTTTTCTTGAAGGGACAGGGGCAATGGTGTTGGACCATAGGGACCGTGTTGCTTATGTGACCAAATCAAACCGTGCTGATCCGGTGACATTAGAAAGATTTTGTACCCATTTTAATTATGAACCAATGGCGTTTGATGCTTTTGATGATAGTGGTACACCCGTTTATCATACAAATGTACTTATGTGTATCGCCACCGATTTTGTGATGGTCGGGCTTGATATGATGGATGATCCAGCAAGACGGGACGAGATCGTATCAAGATTTGAAAGTTCCGGTCGCGAAGTCATTGCATTAAGCAAAGATCAAATTGCCAATTTTGCCGGCAATGCGCTGGAATTACAGGGTAGCGAAGGACGCATTCTTGCCATTTCCAAAAGAGCCGTTGATGCGCTAACCGACGAGCAAATAGCCAAAATCGAAGAAAGCACAACCATACTGCCGCTTGAAATTCCGACAATTGAACTGGCGGGTGGTTCAGTGCGCTGTATGCTCGCAGGAATTCATTTATTGCCGCGTTAG
- a CDS encoding ornithine cyclodeaminase encodes MNKKSLNELNLVPFVSVDDMMKIILDIGVEEMLAGITEYLDEDFRRWPEFDKTPRVASHSQEGVIELMPTSDGQIYGFKYVNGHPKNTKDGLQTVTAFGVLSDVETGYPLMFTEMTILTALRTAATSALAAKYLMPKGSKTMAMVGNGAQSEFQALAFKSICGIEEVRLYDVDAAATEKCMRNLEGRGLKVVPCDSEQMAVEGADVITTCTADKQYATILTDNMVGSGVHINAIGGDCPGKTELHKDILLRSDIFVEYTPQTRIEGEIQQLDDDYPVKELWQVMTGEVEGRTSEKQITLFDGVGFAIEDFSALRYLHDQLQRTGHFQNLDMLADPDDPRDLFGMVQRAAKNNDGE; translated from the coding sequence ATGAATAAAAAATCATTAAACGAACTTAACCTTGTCCCATTCGTCAGTGTTGATGACATGATGAAGATTATTTTAGATATCGGCGTTGAAGAAATGCTTGCCGGAATTACAGAATATCTTGATGAAGATTTTCGCCGCTGGCCGGAATTTGATAAAACACCACGTGTTGCCTCCCATTCACAAGAAGGCGTGATTGAATTAATGCCGACGAGTGATGGTCAAATTTATGGTTTTAAATATGTGAATGGTCACCCGAAAAATACAAAAGACGGCCTTCAAACGGTAACGGCGTTTGGTGTGCTTTCTGATGTGGAAACAGGTTATCCATTAATGTTCACGGAAATGACAATTTTAACGGCCCTTCGTACGGCGGCAACATCGGCACTTGCGGCAAAATACTTAATGCCAAAGGGTTCAAAAACAATGGCGATGGTCGGAAACGGCGCGCAATCAGAATTTCAGGCGCTGGCGTTTAAATCCATCTGTGGCATCGAAGAAGTACGCCTTTATGATGTTGATGCAGCGGCCACTGAAAAATGTATGCGTAACCTTGAAGGTCGCGGCTTAAAAGTGGTTCCATGTGATAGCGAACAAATGGCCGTTGAAGGCGCAGATGTAATCACCACATGTACTGCCGATAAGCAATATGCAACCATTCTTACTGATAACATGGTTGGGTCGGGTGTTCATATTAATGCCATCGGTGGTGACTGTCCTGGTAAAACGGAACTTCATAAAGATATCCTACTGCGTTCTGATATTTTCGTGGAATATACCCCACAAACCCGCATAGAAGGTGAAATTCAACAGCTTGATGATGATTATCCGGTAAAAGAATTATGGCAGGTTATGACTGGCGAAGTTGAAGGACGCACATCTGAAAAACAAATCACCCTTTTTGATGGTGTTGGTTTCGCGATTGAGGATTTCTCGGCCCTAAGATATTTGCATGACCAGCTACAAAGAACAGGCCATTTCCAAAATTTGGATATGCTTGCTGACCCTGATGATCCACGTGATCTGTTTGGTATGGTGCAAAGGGCCGCAAAAAACAATGACGGAGAGTAA
- a CDS encoding Lrp/AsnC family transcriptional regulator, which translates to MIADILKEPTKYIYDQLDRDLISLLRNDGRAPLSKLADILRVSRGTVQNRLDRLVNSGAIHGFTVRVREDYDQDTIRALMMIEVVGKTTSQVIKKLRGMPELHALHTTNGSWDLVAEIQTSSLSEFDRVLRDVRMIDGVLNSETSLLLISI; encoded by the coding sequence ATGATTGCCGATATATTGAAAGAACCAACCAAATATATATATGACCAACTTGATCGTGACCTAATCTCTTTATTAAGGAACGATGGGCGCGCTCCTTTATCAAAGCTTGCTGATATACTGCGTGTATCCCGTGGCACCGTGCAAAACAGACTGGACAGGCTTGTAAATTCCGGTGCCATTCACGGGTTCACTGTGCGCGTCCGTGAAGATTATGATCAGGATACCATACGCGCCCTAATGATGATCGAAGTGGTCGGCAAAACAACATCACAAGTGATTAAAAAGCTACGCGGAATGCCGGAACTTCACGCATTACACACAACAAATGGTTCATGGGATTTGGTTGCTGAAATTCAAACATCCAGCCTATCAGAATTTGACCGCGTGTTAAGGGATGTCAGAATGATTGACGGCGTCCTTAACAGTGAAACAAGTTTGCTGCTCATCAGCATTTAA